Proteins from a single region of Polyangiaceae bacterium:
- a CDS encoding DUF3142 domain-containing protein, producing the protein MPAVRGKKASETARSSGVKATTLRLWLPAAAVLLAIAGAASYWGGDSDSTAEVSSGPRRDGQWIWTRTDARSFEELAKDRPALVLAVHVATMKDDLVAHRALSPAVAGPREVALVVRFDDSFHRVWEAAPPTERVIAELLRVVAEARATGVTVTELQLDYDAPVRRLPEWAALVRQVATRVDVSIWVTSIPAHLRDPHYGERLRGAVAGHVIQLFDTGLPCSRGKAAELGAQLRRHALPFRVGVGAFERRRGKRVSTEHGCWARAAHAFDVLPGMRGRMVFPAAASALTVAALLEEPES; encoded by the coding sequence ATGCCGGCCGTGCGCGGGAAGAAAGCGAGCGAGACTGCGCGTTCCAGCGGAGTGAAAGCGACGACTCTGCGGCTGTGGCTGCCGGCCGCGGCGGTGCTGTTGGCGATTGCAGGTGCGGCTTCGTATTGGGGCGGCGATTCGGACTCGACGGCCGAAGTGAGTTCGGGCCCGCGGCGCGACGGTCAATGGATCTGGACGCGCACCGATGCGCGGAGCTTCGAGGAGTTGGCAAAGGATCGGCCTGCGCTCGTTCTCGCGGTGCACGTGGCGACGATGAAGGACGATCTCGTCGCCCATCGCGCGCTGTCGCCCGCGGTAGCAGGCCCGCGCGAAGTCGCGTTGGTCGTGCGCTTCGACGACTCTTTTCACCGCGTGTGGGAAGCGGCGCCACCGACGGAGCGCGTGATCGCCGAACTCCTCCGCGTAGTCGCCGAAGCGCGCGCCACCGGGGTAACGGTGACGGAGTTGCAGCTGGACTACGACGCGCCAGTGCGGCGCTTGCCGGAGTGGGCGGCGCTCGTGCGGCAGGTGGCGACGCGCGTCGACGTTTCGATCTGGGTCACGAGCATTCCTGCGCACCTCCGTGATCCGCACTACGGCGAGCGACTGCGCGGCGCGGTAGCCGGACACGTGATTCAGCTGTTCGACACGGGCTTGCCCTGTTCGCGGGGCAAAGCGGCAGAGCTCGGCGCGCAGTTGCGGCGGCACGCACTTCCTTTTCGTGTGGGCGTGGGCGCCTTCGAACGACGGCGAGGCAAGCGCGTGTCGACGGAGCACGGCTGCTGGGCGCGGGCAGCGCACGCCTTCGACGTACTGCCGGGCATGCGTGGGCGAATGGTGTTTCCCGCTGCGGCTTCGGCGCTGACCGTCGCGGCGCTCTTGGAGGAACCGGAATCGTGA
- a CDS encoding zinc ribbon domain-containing protein, which translates to MSSDPVKRCLAAIDERDAEAIESLRGVVRGEHLDAILDTWRASLPWDAKDLYAALLMDQKSERIELLMRDALSSPSVETRAYAVCYLLGSFSHFDSLLAGGGWVDPVKVDAAIARWRATTGTPDKPPTCENCGAPLDAGAAKCGFCGRVLRVQEGVQEGALPNNVRFVLQRHWQMRVGQGESDETTVITKETRIIPPGPVTMTLKAIEGEFGIDALLVRLLFTTTGAPELMTAKTSAVNPTNNLFSKTWNITKRGDFEIHVLDASAQHVLGVAKFRVVG; encoded by the coding sequence ATGAGCTCCGACCCCGTCAAGCGCTGCTTGGCTGCCATCGACGAACGCGACGCCGAGGCGATCGAGTCCCTGCGGGGCGTGGTGCGCGGCGAACACCTGGACGCGATCCTCGACACTTGGCGCGCCTCTCTGCCTTGGGACGCGAAAGATCTCTACGCAGCCCTGCTGATGGATCAGAAGTCCGAGCGGATCGAGTTGTTGATGCGGGACGCTTTGTCGTCGCCCAGCGTCGAGACGCGAGCCTACGCGGTGTGCTACTTGCTCGGCTCATTCTCGCACTTCGACAGCCTGCTCGCTGGCGGCGGTTGGGTAGACCCGGTGAAGGTGGACGCTGCCATTGCTCGTTGGCGCGCCACTACGGGCACGCCCGACAAGCCGCCTACCTGCGAGAACTGCGGCGCGCCCCTGGATGCTGGAGCCGCCAAGTGTGGCTTCTGCGGGCGCGTCCTGCGAGTGCAGGAGGGCGTGCAAGAGGGCGCTTTGCCGAACAACGTGCGCTTCGTGCTCCAGCGCCACTGGCAGATGCGCGTGGGTCAGGGTGAGAGCGACGAAACCACGGTCATCACCAAGGAGACCCGCATCATCCCTCCCGGCCCCGTGACCATGACCTTGAAGGCCATCGAGGGCGAGTTCGGAATCGACGCACTCTTGGTTCGCCTGCTCTTCACTACGACGGGGGCGCCGGAGCTGATGACGGCCAAGACGTCAGCTGTCAATCCAACGAATAACCTCTTCAGCAAGACCTGGAACATCACCAAACGCGGCGACTTCGAGATCCACGTGTTGGACGCCTCGGCCCAGCACGTGCTCGGGGTCGCCAAGTTTCGCGTCGTGGGCTGA
- a CDS encoding DUF6036 family nucleotidyltransferase, with translation MRKRHAKAEGSLESALAALAAALDESKANWMIIGGIALIARGVQRLTFDIDAAVQGDQVRGKALLDTFHRHAILPRIADSLRFAQENLILLVRHTPSGIDLDVSLAWSGFELEALRSRTFERIGDVRLPVAAAEDLVIFKLIASRPKDVEDAASLLVLHPDLDVGRIRTRLAALADLVEDDGVVRTLDTILARLRQVQRASQVGASAQLFGEPKRKTAQPKRNTASAKRKAAPPKRKAAPPKRKTASPKRAPSPQKRRKK, from the coding sequence GTGCGAAAGCGGCACGCAAAGGCTGAGGGCTCGCTGGAGTCAGCGCTCGCTGCCCTGGCGGCAGCCCTCGATGAGTCCAAGGCGAATTGGATGATCATCGGCGGAATCGCTTTGATCGCTCGCGGCGTACAGCGTCTGACCTTCGACATCGACGCCGCCGTGCAGGGCGACCAGGTTCGGGGCAAAGCCCTGCTCGATACCTTCCACAGGCACGCAATCCTTCCGCGGATCGCGGATTCCCTTCGGTTTGCGCAGGAGAACCTGATTCTGCTCGTGCGTCACACTCCGAGCGGCATCGACCTAGACGTCTCCCTCGCGTGGTCTGGTTTCGAGTTGGAGGCGCTCCGCTCGCGCACTTTTGAACGAATCGGTGACGTGCGGTTGCCGGTCGCAGCCGCCGAAGATCTCGTGATCTTCAAGTTGATCGCGAGCCGACCCAAGGATGTGGAGGATGCGGCTTCACTCCTCGTGCTGCACCCGGACCTCGACGTGGGCAGGATCCGAACTCGGTTGGCCGCGCTCGCCGATCTAGTCGAGGACGATGGCGTCGTTCGCACGCTGGACACGATCTTGGCCCGCCTTCGCCAGGTTCAGCGTGCATCCCAGGTCGGAGCGAGCGCGCAGCTTTTCGGCGAACCGAAGCGAAAAACTGCGCAACCAAAACGAAACACCGCGTCAGCGAAGCGAAAGGCCGCGCCCCCAAAGCGAAAGGCCGCGCCCCCAAAGCGAAAGACTGCGTCACCAAAACGTGCGCCATCCCCGCAGAAGCGACGCAAGAAGTAG
- a CDS encoding ADP-ribosylglycohydrolase family protein, with protein sequence MQERPSEQAFTGCLLGLAMGDALGAPFEGGPLERGLWRVIGRTRDGRLRWTDDTQMSLDLCESLLSSGSIVEDDIARRFAQGYRWSRGYGPGAARVLKLIRRGVDWREANTRVFREGSFGNGGAMRAPVIGLFYASQLDAIPQCARRSASITHAHPLGQEGAVLVALATALALSDATPEELLARLEAHARHEPMRQRLSLAAAWISGQHPPHEEVRTQLGNGIAAAESCVTAIYVALRFIDDPFMDMLAFIAACRGDVDTIGAMAGAIWGARNGEASLPARELARVEATERVARLARELHEAATGRVS encoded by the coding sequence GTGCAAGAGCGCCCTTCCGAACAGGCCTTCACGGGATGCCTTCTCGGCCTGGCTATGGGAGACGCCCTGGGCGCGCCCTTCGAGGGCGGTCCGTTGGAGCGCGGCCTGTGGCGTGTGATCGGCCGAACTCGTGACGGGCGGTTACGCTGGACCGACGACACGCAGATGAGTCTCGATCTCTGTGAGTCGCTACTCAGCAGTGGCTCGATCGTGGAGGACGACATCGCCCGCCGTTTCGCGCAGGGCTATCGCTGGTCGCGAGGATACGGCCCGGGTGCAGCGCGAGTCCTGAAGCTCATTCGGCGCGGCGTGGACTGGCGCGAGGCCAACACTCGTGTTTTCCGCGAGGGTTCCTTCGGCAATGGCGGCGCCATGCGCGCTCCGGTCATCGGTCTCTTCTACGCATCGCAGTTGGACGCGATCCCGCAATGCGCCCGCAGGTCTGCGAGCATCACGCACGCGCACCCCTTGGGCCAGGAGGGTGCGGTGCTGGTCGCATTGGCGACTGCGTTGGCACTTTCCGACGCGACCCCTGAGGAGCTCTTGGCACGACTGGAAGCACACGCACGACACGAGCCGATGCGCCAACGGCTGTCGCTTGCCGCCGCGTGGATCAGCGGGCAGCACCCCCCTCACGAGGAAGTGAGGACGCAGCTCGGCAATGGGATCGCGGCGGCCGAATCCTGCGTCACTGCCATCTACGTGGCTCTCAGGTTCATTGACGACCCTTTCATGGACATGCTCGCGTTCATCGCGGCGTGCCGGGGTGACGTCGACACCATCGGCGCCATGGCAGGCGCGATCTGGGGCGCCCGCAACGGCGAGGCGTCGCTGCCCGCACGCGAGCTCGCTCGAGTGGAAGCGACGGAGCGCGTTGCACGCCTAGCGCGCGAACTTCATGAGGCGGCAACTGGCCGGGTCTCCTGA
- a CDS encoding PQQ-binding-like beta-propeller repeat protein: MFTNPRHPRAFRVLHFIALFAGLLVVLASSACTSDESASSSGTEAPPPGGILRVYVLGLPEGQAGAVVVSGKDYEQTLSASADVPVEPGEYVVIARGIADEDLADGSGFLAKEGSTTVTVTAEEGAVVRVQYEAVAPKIADEARVVGKETADALDKLTSDDTGATTLVFSSSTTETSSWQAGDLLVFGVTDKTPQGFLGRVVSSDGKTVETEPAALQDLIQEGVIDFSKSFTPDDISAVENLTQFAPNLRLCGSLTSGLGASSGAVGVALTVGGELCISPTLDINLGFRLFAPPDIYVRAAAGVTGSLFVEGTATVGIEKEIPILTIQLGTITIPLGPVPVVILPQLTISVGAGGKVTAGVTAGIDFALNPTGGFHYDGGKDKFYPFAAETHDFGFHWPEPIATATLEGFAGPNIDILFYGVAGPYVGVRGYLAFDVDLLNAPAWELHAGLDLNAGITTNRLFKIDWTASLLNFDVLLATSEDTPPNGTKLGGTASHAALVNPALASDDVMIIAAGSEVRAVKTKGAAEWAYTGSAPMTSVLRASDGNIYAADFDGSVYALDKNGAQRWTQTMSSRASLASPAADKLYVGEGAFVRSLDTQNGAELWNVDVGDSVRSVAVAKDGTLYATTFNGVNAVTSSGALAWAQPPSIGQTAAPGAAIAPDGTIYVAVYDGPVKLAAVSPSGAVKWMQAALSSDQPSSPVVGADGTIYLCGTLPDPSLVALNPADGSVKWKYRHDEYCEGPPALAENGTLYMMTDASMRALDAATGKELWNEPTPGNGSSPTGSPLFLPSGIVVGVNSGGLWSFYAGTGLATHGWPRAGGNNASTGVSP; the protein is encoded by the coding sequence ATGTTCACGAATCCTCGTCATCCGAGGGCATTCCGCGTTCTTCACTTCATCGCTTTGTTTGCAGGGCTCCTGGTCGTGCTTGCATCGTCGGCCTGCACCAGCGACGAGAGCGCCTCTTCATCGGGGACCGAGGCCCCGCCGCCCGGTGGCATCTTGCGCGTGTACGTGCTCGGATTGCCCGAGGGGCAGGCTGGCGCGGTCGTCGTCAGCGGCAAGGACTATGAGCAGACGTTGAGCGCGAGCGCGGACGTGCCCGTCGAGCCGGGTGAGTACGTGGTGATCGCGCGGGGCATTGCCGACGAGGATCTTGCCGACGGCAGCGGCTTTTTGGCGAAGGAGGGCAGCACCACGGTCACGGTGACGGCGGAGGAGGGCGCAGTCGTGCGCGTGCAGTACGAAGCCGTCGCTCCGAAGATCGCGGACGAAGCGCGCGTCGTCGGCAAAGAAACCGCTGACGCACTCGACAAGCTGACCAGCGATGACACCGGTGCCACCACGCTGGTCTTTTCGTCATCGACGACGGAGACCTCGAGTTGGCAAGCGGGGGACTTGCTCGTCTTTGGCGTGACCGACAAGACGCCGCAGGGCTTCTTGGGTCGCGTGGTGTCGAGCGACGGCAAGACCGTCGAGACCGAACCCGCCGCCCTGCAGGACCTCATTCAGGAAGGCGTGATCGACTTCTCCAAGAGCTTCACCCCCGATGACATCAGCGCGGTGGAGAACCTGACTCAGTTCGCGCCGAACCTGCGCCTATGCGGAAGCTTGACCTCCGGGCTCGGCGCCAGCTCGGGCGCCGTGGGCGTTGCGCTCACGGTTGGCGGCGAGCTGTGCATCAGTCCCACTCTGGACATCAACCTGGGATTTCGCCTGTTTGCGCCGCCGGACATCTACGTGCGCGCTGCCGCAGGCGTGACGGGTTCCCTGTTCGTGGAAGGCACCGCCACCGTGGGCATCGAGAAAGAGATCCCGATCCTCACCATTCAACTCGGGACCATCACCATTCCTTTGGGACCCGTGCCGGTGGTGATCTTGCCGCAGCTCACGATCTCCGTTGGCGCCGGCGGCAAGGTCACGGCGGGGGTCACCGCCGGCATCGACTTCGCCCTGAACCCCACGGGCGGCTTCCACTACGACGGTGGCAAGGACAAGTTCTATCCCTTCGCTGCGGAGACCCATGACTTTGGCTTTCACTGGCCAGAGCCGATTGCGACAGCGACGCTCGAAGGTTTTGCCGGTCCCAACATCGACATCTTGTTCTACGGCGTCGCTGGCCCCTACGTTGGCGTCCGAGGCTACCTCGCTTTCGATGTAGATCTGCTGAACGCTCCTGCCTGGGAGCTTCACGCTGGGCTCGATCTGAACGCGGGTATCACCACCAATCGCTTGTTCAAGATCGACTGGACGGCGTCACTCTTGAACTTCGATGTCCTGCTCGCGACCAGTGAGGACACGCCGCCAAACGGAACCAAACTCGGGGGCACTGCGAGCCACGCCGCCTTGGTGAATCCTGCGCTGGCGAGTGACGACGTGATGATCATTGCTGCGGGCAGCGAGGTGCGCGCGGTAAAGACGAAGGGCGCGGCGGAGTGGGCGTACACGGGCAGCGCGCCGATGACGAGCGTGCTGCGTGCGAGCGACGGCAACATCTACGCGGCGGACTTCGATGGCAGCGTCTACGCCCTGGACAAGAATGGCGCTCAGCGCTGGACGCAGACGATGTCGTCCCGCGCCTCCTTGGCGAGTCCAGCCGCTGACAAGCTCTACGTGGGCGAAGGCGCGTTCGTCCGCTCGCTCGATACTCAGAACGGCGCGGAACTGTGGAACGTGGACGTGGGCGACAGCGTGCGCTCCGTGGCCGTGGCAAAGGACGGCACGCTCTACGCGACGACCTTCAACGGCGTGAATGCGGTCACCTCGAGCGGCGCGCTGGCCTGGGCACAGCCGCCGAGCATCGGACAGACCGCGGCACCCGGAGCCGCCATTGCACCCGACGGCACGATCTACGTGGCCGTGTACGACGGCCCCGTGAAGCTTGCCGCCGTCTCGCCGAGTGGCGCGGTCAAATGGATGCAAGCCGCGCTCAGCTCGGACCAACCATCGAGTCCGGTCGTGGGCGCCGACGGCACCATCTATCTGTGCGGTACGCTGCCGGATCCGAGCTTGGTCGCGCTAAACCCCGCCGATGGCAGTGTGAAGTGGAAGTACCGTCACGACGAATACTGCGAAGGCCCGCCGGCGCTTGCCGAGAACGGCACGCTCTACATGATGACGGACGCGTCCATGCGCGCCCTCGACGCAGCGACCGGCAAGGAGCTGTGGAACGAGCCGACGCCCGGAAATGGCAGCAGTCCGACGGGTTCGCCGTTGTTCTTGCCGAGCGGCATCGTCGTTGGGGTCAACTCGGGTGGACTGTGGTCCTTCTACGCGGGCACTGGCCTTGCGACCCACGGCTGGCCGCGCGCCGGTGGCAACAACGCCAGCACGGGGGTGAGCCCGTGA
- a CDS encoding DUF1801 domain-containing protein, whose amino-acid sequence MNAPRPNAIDDYIARFPRDVQKHLRQVRAAIKKAAPGAEETVKYQIPTFVLGENLVHFAGYEHHVGFYPTPSAIVEFKRELSRYESAKGSVRFPLDEPMPLALITKIVKFRVAAVKLKFAAKPARASAEKATRTTAKPARASAKKSAKAKAGAVARSAASRAAASKRRAKSTKKAAKRTARRA is encoded by the coding sequence ATGAACGCTCCGCGCCCAAACGCCATCGACGACTACATCGCCCGCTTTCCGCGAGACGTACAGAAGCACCTGCGACAAGTCCGCGCTGCCATCAAGAAGGCGGCGCCGGGCGCCGAAGAGACGGTCAAGTACCAGATCCCAACGTTTGTGCTTGGCGAGAACCTGGTCCACTTTGCGGGGTACGAGCACCACGTCGGCTTCTATCCGACGCCCTCCGCCATCGTCGAGTTCAAACGCGAGCTCTCTCGCTACGAGAGCGCCAAAGGCTCGGTACGCTTTCCCCTCGACGAACCGATGCCGCTGGCGTTGATCACGAAGATCGTGAAGTTCCGCGTGGCAGCGGTGAAGCTGAAGTTCGCCGCAAAGCCCGCGCGCGCCAGCGCGGAGAAGGCGACGCGCACCACGGCAAAGCCCGCGCGCGCTAGCGCGAAGAAGAGCGCGAAGGCGAAGGCGGGCGCCGTCGCGCGCAGCGCCGCATCGCGAGCAGCCGCATCGAAGCGCCGTGCCAAGTCGACGAAGAAGGCGGCGAAGCGGACGGCTAGGCGCGCCTGA
- a CDS encoding helix-turn-helix domain-containing protein, giving the protein MNVLGGKWKTVLLAQLKQGPKRYGDLRQLVPRLSQKMLTQRLHELERDGLVDRLPVDGEARYHHYVLTGLGASLQPVLQALYDWGRTHEGRA; this is encoded by the coding sequence ATGAACGTGCTTGGAGGCAAGTGGAAGACGGTGTTGCTGGCACAGCTCAAACAGGGACCGAAGCGGTACGGCGATCTCCGGCAGTTGGTGCCGCGGCTCAGCCAGAAGATGCTGACGCAGCGACTGCATGAACTGGAACGCGACGGGCTCGTCGACCGACTCCCGGTGGACGGCGAGGCTCGGTACCACCACTACGTGCTGACGGGCCTTGGCGCTTCACTCCAGCCTGTCTTGCAGGCTCTATATGACTGGGGCCGCACCCACGAGGGCCGTGCCTAG
- a CDS encoding antibiotic biosynthesis monooxygenase translates to MIIEYIRYNISENERSAFEAAYERACVSLDASPHCLAHELSRCHEEPQRYILRIEWDSLQGHLDGFRKSEVFRHFLEEVRPFIPRIEEMQHYEVGTRQSIYSTLGGAGPFFRLAKRMHELMREDDTIGPLFTHAAPTHVPHLGMWLVEVFGGPKLYSETLGDIGPILSRHANRDITEEQRAAFAACARRAVDEIVPPAQQSARDAIARYVEWGTHVAVSNSRPDHVADPGAGVPSWGWDSTS, encoded by the coding sequence ATGATCATCGAGTACATCCGGTACAACATCAGCGAGAACGAACGTTCTGCCTTCGAAGCCGCCTACGAGCGGGCTTGCGTCAGTCTCGACGCCAGCCCACATTGCCTGGCGCATGAACTCAGTCGGTGCCACGAGGAGCCGCAGCGCTACATTTTGCGCATCGAGTGGGACTCGCTACAGGGTCACCTCGATGGGTTTCGTAAGAGCGAGGTATTTCGCCACTTCCTAGAGGAAGTCAGACCCTTCATTCCACGCATCGAGGAGATGCAGCACTACGAAGTTGGCACCCGGCAATCGATCTACTCGACCTTGGGTGGCGCGGGACCCTTCTTCCGTCTCGCAAAGCGCATGCATGAACTCATGCGTGAGGACGACACGATAGGTCCACTGTTTACCCATGCCGCCCCCACGCATGTCCCTCACCTGGGCATGTGGCTCGTCGAGGTGTTCGGTGGACCAAAGCTCTACAGCGAGACCCTCGGAGACATCGGGCCGATCCTCTCGCGACACGCGAACCGTGACATCACGGAGGAGCAACGTGCTGCCTTCGCCGCGTGCGCGCGGCGGGCCGTCGACGAGATCGTGCCGCCGGCTCAACAGTCCGCTCGAGATGCCATCGCGCGCTACGTGGAATGGGGTACGCATGTCGCCGTCAGCAACTCTCGGCCGGACCATGTGGCTGACCCGGGCGCCGGTGTGCCGAGCTGGGGATGGGACTCCACCTCGTAG
- a CDS encoding nucleotidyl transferase AbiEii/AbiGii toxin family protein, with protein sequence MSKGELTGLQRAVLHEFFGRERGFFLTGGAALVGYYLHHRATDDLDLFTTDAEAFERGRRALAASADALQAVLKVVQDTPEFKRFSVERGDDLVVVDLVRERGPQLSGKVEMDGVLVDALGEILANKLTTVVSRMEERDLVDLYTLELRGHHIEDHLAAALSKDGGCTPATLAWLLSEMKIPDDAKLPGNVDPKDLQRWISGLVPRLRRAAAPTDLDHG encoded by the coding sequence ATGTCCAAGGGCGAATTGACTGGACTGCAGCGCGCGGTGCTACACGAGTTCTTTGGCCGTGAACGGGGCTTCTTCTTGACCGGCGGCGCCGCACTCGTTGGCTACTACTTGCACCACCGCGCTACCGATGACCTGGACCTGTTCACCACCGACGCAGAGGCCTTCGAACGCGGTCGGCGCGCGCTTGCGGCTAGCGCGGATGCCCTCCAGGCCGTGTTGAAAGTCGTGCAAGACACGCCTGAGTTCAAGCGGTTCTCCGTCGAGCGAGGGGACGATCTGGTCGTGGTGGATCTCGTTCGCGAGCGAGGCCCACAACTATCGGGCAAGGTCGAAATGGACGGTGTGCTGGTAGACGCGCTGGGAGAGATCCTGGCGAACAAGCTCACCACCGTGGTGAGCCGCATGGAGGAGCGGGACCTGGTCGACCTCTACACCCTCGAGTTGCGCGGACATCACATCGAGGACCACTTGGCCGCCGCTCTGTCGAAAGACGGGGGTTGCACGCCAGCGACGCTGGCGTGGCTGCTGTCTGAGATGAAGATTCCAGATGACGCCAAGCTTCCGGGAAACGTCGATCCCAAGGATCTCCAGCGTTGGATCTCAGGCTTGGTGCCGCGCTTGCGGCGCGCAGCAGCGCCGACGGACCTGGACCACGGATAG
- the cysK gene encoding cysteine synthase A produces the protein MADHKWFDDNAFSIGKTPLVRLNRITDGAPATVLAKIEGRNPAYSVKCRIGAAMVWDAEKRGVLKPGKELVEPTSGNTGIALAFVAAARGYPITLTMPETMSMERRKMLTAFGAKLVLTEGPKGMPGALAKAEEIAAQDPERYVLLQQFKNAANPAIHESTTGPEIWDDTEGAIDILVSGVGTGGTITGVSRYIKRTRGKAITSIAVEPTASPVLTQKRAGKPLAPGPHKIQGIGAGFVPDVLDLEMIDEIEQVTNEEAIEYARRLMREEGIMAGISCGAAAAVAARVAKRPENSGKVIVVVLPDSGERYLSSALFEGVFDAQGLQA, from the coding sequence ATGGCAGACCACAAGTGGTTCGACGACAACGCATTCTCGATTGGCAAGACACCCTTGGTGCGACTCAACCGCATCACCGACGGCGCGCCGGCAACTGTGCTGGCGAAGATCGAGGGACGCAATCCCGCCTACTCCGTCAAGTGCCGCATCGGCGCAGCGATGGTGTGGGATGCGGAGAAGCGCGGGGTGCTCAAACCAGGCAAGGAGCTGGTCGAGCCGACGAGCGGCAACACGGGCATTGCGCTGGCATTCGTAGCAGCCGCGCGCGGCTATCCGATCACACTCACCATGCCGGAAACGATGAGCATGGAGCGTCGCAAGATGCTGACGGCCTTCGGAGCCAAGCTGGTTCTGACCGAAGGACCCAAGGGCATGCCGGGCGCGTTGGCCAAGGCCGAGGAGATTGCCGCTCAGGATCCGGAGCGCTACGTGCTGCTGCAACAATTCAAGAACGCCGCCAACCCGGCGATTCACGAAAGCACGACGGGACCCGAGATCTGGGATGACACCGAGGGGGCCATCGACATCTTGGTCTCGGGGGTCGGCACGGGCGGCACCATTACCGGCGTGTCTCGCTACATCAAGCGCACGCGAGGCAAGGCCATCACCTCGATTGCCGTCGAGCCTACGGCTAGCCCCGTGCTGACGCAGAAGCGCGCGGGAAAGCCCTTGGCCCCCGGCCCGCACAAGATTCAGGGCATCGGCGCGGGCTTCGTCCCGGATGTGCTCGACTTGGAGATGATCGACGAGATCGAACAAGTGACCAACGAAGAAGCGATCGAGTATGCGCGGCGCTTGATGCGCGAGGAAGGTATCATGGCCGGCATCTCCTGCGGTGCCGCCGCAGCCGTCGCCGCCCGCGTCGCGAAGCGTCCTGAGAACAGCGGCAAGGTCATCGTCGTCGTACTGCCGGATTCCGGCGAGCGCTACCTGAGCTCCGCGCTGTTCGAAGGCGTCTTCGACGCACAGGGTCTGCAAGCCTGA
- a CDS encoding DUF1801 domain-containing protein produces the protein MGKSSAPNPKVDAFLRRAKTWQAESEKLRAILLACGLEEELKWGKPCYSAGDNNIVILQPMKPHLALMFFKGALMKDPKGVLEEQGPNSRSARRICFRKLQDVVKLKPVVQAYIREAIKIEESGVKVEKPKELALVEELQKALAADRKFKAAFSALTPGRQREYNLHFSSAKQSATRAARIEKVRPKILAGKGFRDL, from the coding sequence ATGGGCAAGAGCAGCGCTCCCAATCCGAAGGTCGACGCCTTTCTTCGCCGCGCCAAGACCTGGCAGGCGGAATCCGAGAAGCTCAGAGCGATCCTTCTCGCATGCGGTCTGGAAGAAGAGCTGAAGTGGGGCAAGCCATGCTACAGCGCCGGCGACAACAACATCGTCATCCTGCAGCCGATGAAGCCGCATCTGGCGCTCATGTTCTTCAAGGGCGCTCTGATGAAGGATCCCAAAGGCGTGCTCGAGGAGCAGGGACCAAACTCGAGATCGGCGCGCCGCATCTGCTTCAGGAAGCTGCAGGACGTCGTGAAGTTGAAGCCGGTCGTTCAGGCGTACATCCGCGAAGCCATCAAGATCGAAGAGTCGGGCGTGAAAGTCGAGAAGCCGAAGGAGCTAGCGCTGGTGGAAGAACTGCAGAAGGCTCTCGCCGCGGACCGCAAGTTCAAAGCAGCGTTCAGCGCGCTGACCCCTGGACGGCAGCGCGAGTACAACCTGCATTTCTCGAGCGCCAAACAGTCCGCCACGCGCGCGGCGCGGATCGAGAAGGTTCGACCCAAGATCCTGGCAGGCAAAGGCTTTCGCGACCTCTAG